In one window of Oleidesulfovibrio alaskensis DSM 16109 DNA:
- a CDS encoding TIGR01212 family radical SAM protein: MNRYYQLSSYWRHRYGARIQKIPLDAGFTCPNRDGTLSHSGCVFCNPGGSGSGLARKGLTLPEQWAHWQGIYGPRHKSGLYIAYLQSFSNTYGPLEKLEGVLSQIEGFTGVVGAGIGTRPDCLDEQRLDRIARSIGRIDAALAASGIQPQGICGKAGAEVWLELGLQSSSDATLRRINRGHDFACFVKAVHMAHERGLKVCAHLIAGLPGETGADFARTVADVAALPVAGVKFHGLYVAEHTAVAAMWRSGEYRPMEMEEYAQAVASGLAVLPAGVVIHRLTGDAAEGELLAPAWSADKRGVIARIEAVMRQNGLWQGCRADAPHSTPLWFSQQHMLPAAMHDRWRRSVEEHCRGNAAG; encoded by the coding sequence ATGAACAGATATTACCAGCTTTCTTCGTACTGGCGCCACCGCTACGGGGCGCGTATTCAAAAAATTCCTCTCGATGCGGGGTTCACCTGTCCCAACCGCGACGGAACCCTGTCACACAGCGGATGCGTGTTCTGCAATCCCGGCGGATCCGGATCGGGACTGGCCCGCAAGGGTCTTACCCTGCCGGAGCAATGGGCACATTGGCAAGGCATTTACGGGCCTCGCCACAAGTCGGGGCTATACATAGCCTATTTGCAGTCATTTTCCAACACGTATGGCCCGCTGGAAAAGCTTGAGGGCGTACTTTCTCAAATCGAAGGGTTCACCGGTGTTGTAGGAGCGGGCATAGGCACCCGCCCTGACTGCCTTGACGAGCAGCGCCTTGACCGGATAGCCCGTAGTATCGGGCGCATCGATGCGGCGCTTGCTGCTTCGGGTATACAGCCGCAGGGCATTTGCGGCAAGGCCGGAGCGGAGGTATGGCTTGAACTGGGGCTGCAGAGTTCCAGCGATGCCACGCTGCGGCGCATAAACAGAGGCCACGATTTTGCCTGCTTTGTCAAAGCCGTACATATGGCGCATGAGCGGGGCCTCAAGGTGTGTGCGCATCTGATAGCCGGTCTGCCCGGCGAAACCGGTGCCGATTTTGCCCGGACTGTTGCCGATGTGGCAGCCCTGCCGGTGGCCGGCGTAAAGTTTCATGGCCTGTATGTGGCCGAACATACCGCCGTGGCAGCGATGTGGCGCAGCGGGGAATACCGGCCCATGGAAATGGAAGAGTACGCGCAGGCGGTCGCTTCCGGACTGGCGGTACTGCCTGCCGGCGTTGTCATACACCGTCTGACAGGCGACGCCGCGGAAGGCGAACTGCTTGCCCCGGCATGGAGTGCCGACAAGCGCGGCGTCATAGCCCGCATAGAGGCAGTCATGCGGCAGAACGGCCTGTGGCAGGGGTGCAGGGCAGACGCGCCACACAGTACGCCGTTATGGTTTTCGCAGCAGCACATGCTGCCGGCCGCCATGCACGACCGGTGGCGCCGTTCGGTTGAGGAACACTGCCGCGGCAATGCGGCAGGCTGA
- the mrdA gene encoding penicillin-binding protein 2, whose amino-acid sequence MKVQLDSEGFQPPRSGLMLLQGLVALIFLVFALRFWYLQIHKGEDYARLASDNRLRQEQMYAPRGLLRDRYGMLLAENRPAYGLGLVREDCHDIPSTLAQISQWTGIDLTEITQRYERDKRKVKSFEPLILVPDISFELLAAVEANINRWPGLEIIVRPRRYYPSGPELAHLLGYVSEADEKQLQQRPELALGDTVGKQGLELVLEDRLRGQKGLRQMEVDVVGRDLTHHILRAPQAGENINLTIDLALQHKAFEMLEGQSGCIVVLDPDTGQLHALVTAPAFDNNAFARGLTGKEWAELRDNPRHPMQNRVIQSVYPPASIWKLLMAGLVLEDKVVDPKETVFCNGRYPMGNRVFRCWKKWGHGHTDLHKALVESCDVYFYDVADKIGIDRIAEFAKASGFGELTGIDLPHERSGLVPSREWKRKRFGEVWHRGETLNISIGQGFTLVTPLQIARFIGALLNGGKLLKPQILVDEKPLVQHEIPIGADARKVILKAMVDTVDAPRGTARRLRRPDAVIGGKTGTAQVVRIVGEERRKKEEMEYWERDHAWMAAWGQKDDKRYVIVVMVEHGGGGSSTAGPIVKGLFDYLFGVPGEAGADSQ is encoded by the coding sequence ATGAAAGTCCAGCTTGATTCGGAAGGCTTCCAGCCCCCGCGTTCAGGGCTCATGCTGCTTCAGGGGCTTGTGGCGCTTATCTTTCTGGTTTTTGCGCTGCGCTTCTGGTATCTGCAGATACACAAAGGTGAAGATTACGCACGTCTGGCCAGTGACAACCGTCTGCGGCAGGAACAGATGTACGCGCCGCGCGGATTGCTGCGCGACAGATACGGCATGCTGCTGGCAGAAAACCGTCCGGCCTACGGTCTGGGACTGGTGCGTGAAGACTGCCACGACATTCCCTCCACACTGGCCCAGATAAGCCAGTGGACCGGCATTGACCTGACGGAGATAACCCAGCGCTACGAACGCGACAAACGCAAGGTTAAATCCTTCGAGCCGCTCATCCTTGTTCCGGATATTTCCTTTGAGCTGCTGGCCGCGGTAGAGGCCAATATAAACCGCTGGCCCGGTCTGGAGATAATTGTCCGGCCGCGGCGCTATTATCCTTCGGGGCCGGAACTGGCACACCTGCTGGGCTATGTGAGCGAAGCAGACGAAAAACAGTTGCAGCAGCGTCCCGAACTGGCGCTGGGCGACACTGTGGGCAAACAGGGACTGGAACTGGTTTTAGAAGACCGGCTGCGCGGCCAGAAGGGTCTGCGTCAGATGGAAGTGGATGTGGTGGGCCGCGACCTGACTCACCACATACTGCGGGCCCCTCAGGCCGGTGAAAACATCAACCTGACCATTGATCTGGCCCTGCAGCACAAGGCGTTTGAAATGCTTGAAGGCCAGTCGGGCTGCATTGTGGTGCTTGATCCCGACACAGGTCAGCTGCATGCGCTGGTCACCGCGCCGGCCTTTGACAACAACGCCTTCGCCCGCGGCCTGACCGGCAAGGAATGGGCAGAACTGCGCGACAACCCGCGCCACCCCATGCAGAACAGAGTCATCCAGTCCGTATATCCGCCCGCCTCCATCTGGAAGCTGCTCATGGCCGGTCTGGTGCTGGAAGACAAAGTGGTCGACCCCAAGGAGACTGTTTTCTGCAACGGACGCTATCCCATGGGCAACCGCGTGTTTCGCTGCTGGAAAAAATGGGGACACGGGCACACCGACCTGCACAAGGCGCTTGTGGAATCGTGCGATGTCTATTTTTACGATGTGGCCGACAAAATCGGCATCGACCGCATTGCGGAATTTGCCAAGGCTTCCGGATTCGGCGAACTGACCGGCATAGACCTGCCCCATGAGCGTTCGGGGCTGGTACCTTCGCGGGAATGGAAACGTAAACGCTTCGGCGAGGTATGGCACCGCGGCGAAACGCTCAATATTTCGATCGGTCAGGGGTTCACTCTGGTCACTCCTCTGCAGATAGCACGCTTTATCGGCGCCCTGCTCAACGGCGGCAAATTGCTCAAACCCCAGATTCTCGTGGACGAAAAGCCGCTGGTGCAGCATGAAATTCCCATCGGGGCTGATGCGCGCAAAGTCATCCTGAAAGCCATGGTCGATACCGTTGACGCTCCGCGGGGCACGGCGCGCAGGCTTCGCAGACCCGACGCCGTCATCGGCGGCAAGACGGGCACGGCGCAGGTGGTGCGCATTGTGGGCGAAGAGCGCCGCAAAAAAGAAGAAATGGAATACTGGGAACGCGACCACGCATGGATGGCCGCATGGGGCCAGAAAGACGATAAACGCTACGTGATTGTGGTCATGGTGGAACACGGCGGTGGTGGCAGCAGCACCGCAGGCCCCATTGTGAAAGGACTTTTCGACTACCTCTTCGGCGTGCCCGGAGAAGCGGGAGCTGACAGCCAATGA
- a CDS encoding alpha-amylase family glycosyl hydrolase — protein MHTLFVPAHGPRRLPDGSWLFRLWTTRRKPAVLVIEAPCPQEIPMKACGGGWREARTAPMPAGALYRIRLGDELLADPASAHQPQGIDGPSMTDDPAAFIWTDSGFGAVAMPHAVIYEIHTGTFTPEGTLDAAAGRLPRIAELGVTAVELMPLTETTGRWNWGYDGVFPYSVHHRAGGPDALRRFVDTAHGLGLSVYGDVVLNHLGPEGNNLPKFGPYLSRRHHTPWGACPSFDGSSAQAVRRYFLDCCLRLMAHFHMDGLRLDATPYVQDDSAEHILAALTRETQVLAAASGRRLHIMAESTRNEIHLTTPRSAGGYGMAAQWSDDFHHAVHARLTGESCGYYAAFHTAQNAAKPAQTPPAAGQQCKEAQKRCPPAAAVSPVDALAEIFARGWFRQGQLCPWRKQPFGDQPRGLQPSQVIVYLQNHDVTGNRPSGERLHALTCPAARRMAAAALLLSPFVPLIFMGEEYDDPAPFHFFVDHSPELNRQVAQGRRREAAAFGWMPCATAPEPHSPAAFENSRLSWHLQDTRYHATVRDLYRRCIRLRQTLPSLDSPSFETLYVSRPHPQVICTGRTDPARIYSSWLLLNCGPQAATFSIDAATAPLARQQAWSQALCTADRRWHSPHTQEDEADLPHRFAAGTHIPVTLPPWCALLLA, from the coding sequence ATGCATACTCTCTTTGTACCGGCCCACGGGCCGCGCCGCCTGCCGGACGGCAGCTGGCTCTTCCGGCTGTGGACCACACGCCGCAAGCCCGCGGTACTTGTCATCGAAGCGCCCTGCCCGCAGGAAATTCCCATGAAAGCGTGCGGAGGCGGCTGGCGGGAAGCCAGAACAGCCCCCATGCCCGCCGGTGCGCTCTACCGCATCCGGCTGGGGGACGAGCTGCTGGCAGACCCGGCTTCCGCCCATCAGCCGCAAGGTATTGACGGCCCTTCCATGACGGACGACCCGGCCGCTTTCATCTGGACCGACAGCGGTTTCGGTGCGGTAGCCATGCCTCACGCGGTCATCTACGAAATACATACCGGCACGTTCACCCCCGAAGGTACACTGGATGCCGCCGCCGGACGTCTGCCCCGCATTGCTGAACTGGGCGTGACCGCCGTGGAACTGATGCCCCTGACGGAAACAACCGGACGCTGGAACTGGGGCTATGACGGTGTGTTTCCTTACAGTGTCCATCACCGTGCGGGCGGTCCCGATGCACTGCGCCGCTTTGTGGATACGGCCCACGGACTGGGTCTTTCAGTGTATGGCGACGTGGTGCTCAATCATCTGGGACCGGAGGGAAACAACCTGCCGAAATTCGGCCCCTACCTTTCCCGCCGGCACCACACTCCGTGGGGGGCCTGCCCTTCATTTGACGGATCATCAGCTCAGGCCGTACGCCGTTATTTTCTGGACTGCTGTCTCAGACTCATGGCGCATTTTCATATGGACGGACTGCGGCTGGACGCCACCCCGTATGTGCAGGACGATTCCGCAGAGCATATTCTCGCCGCACTCACGCGGGAAACGCAGGTGCTGGCCGCCGCCTCAGGCAGGCGGCTTCATATCATGGCGGAAAGCACCCGCAACGAAATACACCTGACCACACCACGCAGCGCCGGTGGCTACGGCATGGCCGCACAATGGAGTGACGACTTTCACCACGCAGTACATGCCCGGCTTACCGGCGAATCCTGCGGGTACTATGCGGCGTTCCACACCGCGCAAAACGCTGCAAAACCGGCACAGACCCCGCCTGCAGCAGGGCAGCAATGCAAAGAAGCTCAGAAACGGTGCCCCCCGGCAGCGGCTGTCAGCCCTGTGGACGCGCTGGCAGAAATATTCGCCCGCGGCTGGTTCAGGCAGGGGCAGCTGTGCCCGTGGCGCAAGCAACCTTTCGGAGACCAGCCCCGCGGTCTGCAGCCTTCACAGGTCATTGTCTATCTGCAGAACCACGATGTCACGGGCAACCGTCCCTCGGGCGAGCGTCTGCACGCGCTCACCTGTCCTGCAGCCCGGCGCATGGCCGCTGCAGCCCTGCTGCTTTCACCTTTTGTTCCGCTGATTTTCATGGGAGAAGAATACGATGATCCGGCCCCCTTCCACTTTTTTGTGGATCACAGCCCGGAATTGAACCGGCAGGTGGCACAGGGCAGACGGCGCGAAGCAGCGGCCTTTGGCTGGATGCCGTGCGCCACGGCACCGGAACCGCATTCACCGGCCGCTTTTGAAAACTCGCGGCTGTCATGGCACCTGCAGGACACCCGGTATCATGCCACTGTCCGCGACCTGTACCGGCGGTGCATACGGCTGCGGCAGACCCTGCCCTCGCTGGACAGCCCTTCATTTGAGACTCTGTATGTAAGCAGACCCCATCCGCAGGTCATCTGCACCGGCAGAACCGACCCCGCGAGGATTTACAGCTCGTGGCTGCTGCTCAACTGCGGACCGCAGGCAGCCACGTTCAGCATTGACGCCGCCACGGCCCCGCTGGCCCGCCAGCAGGCGTGGAGTCAGGCACTGTGCACGGCCGACCGCCGCTGGCACAGTCCGCATACACAGGAAGATGAGGCAGACCTGCCCCACCGCTTTGCCGCGGGAACACACATACCGGTCACTCTGCCGCCGTGGTGTGCGCTGCTTCTGGCCTGA
- the msrA gene encoding peptide-methionine (S)-S-oxide reductase MsrA: METVTERAVLAGGCFWGMQELIRKLPGVLATRTGYTGGTVPNATYRNHHGHAEAVEIIFDPAVLSYRSLLEYFFRIHDPTTADRQGNDIGSSYRSAVFHTTQQQRETALATIRDINASGVWPAEVVTQVEPVSDFWEAEPEHQDYLQRVPGGYTCHYERRGWVLPPR; encoded by the coding sequence ATGGAAACAGTAACCGAACGTGCCGTACTGGCCGGAGGATGCTTCTGGGGAATGCAGGAACTCATCAGAAAGCTGCCCGGCGTGCTTGCCACGCGCACCGGATACACCGGCGGCACCGTGCCGAACGCGACATACAGAAACCACCACGGCCATGCGGAAGCCGTTGAAATCATCTTTGATCCTGCCGTGCTGTCTTACCGCAGTCTTCTGGAATACTTCTTCCGGATACATGACCCGACGACAGCGGACAGACAAGGCAATGATATCGGCAGTTCATACCGTTCGGCCGTTTTTCATACAACGCAGCAGCAGCGCGAAACAGCACTGGCAACCATCCGCGACATCAACGCCTCGGGCGTATGGCCTGCAGAGGTGGTGACACAGGTCGAACCCGTTTCCGATTTCTGGGAGGCCGAACCGGAGCATCAGGACTATCTGCAGCGTGTTCCGGGCGGATATACATGCCACTACGAACGCCGCGGCTGGGTGCTGCCGCCGCGCTGA
- a CDS encoding bactofilin family protein has translation MSKDEINAFLGAGTVYNGKLDFQGSVRIDGAFTGEIRSQGTLIVGKDADLQGQIQVGQIIVSGKVQGTVTAGKKAVLHRTATVMGTLNTPSLVIEEGAVLQGDVVMKATDSGTPPETADQ, from the coding sequence ATGTCGAAAGATGAAATCAACGCCTTTTTGGGCGCGGGAACCGTATACAACGGAAAGCTGGACTTTCAGGGCTCTGTCCGCATCGACGGAGCCTTTACCGGAGAAATCCGCTCGCAGGGCACACTGATTGTCGGCAAGGACGCCGACCTGCAGGGCCAGATTCAGGTGGGCCAGATAATCGTGAGCGGCAAGGTGCAGGGTACTGTCACCGCCGGCAAAAAAGCCGTGCTGCACCGGACGGCCACCGTCATGGGCACCCTTAACACACCGTCACTTGTCATCGAGGAAGGTGCGGTGCTGCAGGGCGACGTTGTGATGAAAGCCACAGACTCCGGTACTCCACCCGAGACTGCAGACCAGTAG
- a CDS encoding methylated-DNA--[protein]-cysteine S-methyltransferase, with protein MYDVEILVSGPLAMLLEWSGPDGAPDGPACAEPCIARVGLRWSAGLDGSGLLTGAKLPRPGAEAGDLLPRTLVAFSGSVPDGMHNGAAELSATGSRMLEALDSYVQQGRTQWPQVDLPMGGLTPFARKVLETLRHEVPAGSTVTYGQLAAMAGRPAAARGVGQIMARNRWPLVIPCHRVLGSKGAMVGYTGAGVDMKRYLLQLEGASL; from the coding sequence ATGTACGATGTCGAGATACTGGTGAGCGGCCCGCTGGCCATGCTGCTTGAATGGAGCGGCCCTGATGGCGCGCCGGACGGGCCCGCCTGTGCGGAGCCCTGTATTGCCCGTGTGGGGCTGCGCTGGTCGGCAGGACTTGACGGAAGCGGTCTGCTTACGGGGGCAAAACTGCCCCGGCCCGGCGCGGAAGCCGGCGACCTGCTGCCCCGTACTCTCGTGGCATTTTCCGGCAGCGTGCCGGACGGCATGCATAACGGTGCGGCGGAACTTTCGGCCACCGGCAGCCGCATGCTTGAGGCGCTGGACAGTTATGTACAGCAGGGCAGAACGCAGTGGCCACAGGTTGATCTGCCCATGGGCGGACTTACCCCGTTTGCCCGCAAGGTGCTGGAAACGCTGCGGCACGAGGTGCCCGCCGGCAGTACCGTCACATACGGGCAACTGGCCGCCATGGCCGGCCGCCCTGCAGCCGCCCGCGGGGTGGGGCAGATAATGGCCCGCAACCGCTGGCCGCTTGTCATTCCCTGCCACAGGGTTCTGGGCAGCAAAGGGGCCATGGTGGGGTATACGGGTGCGGGCGTAGATATGAAACGCTATCTGCTGCAGCTGGAAGGGGCTTCACTGTAA
- a CDS encoding rod shape-determining protein, which translates to MSKAIDFMLGMFSNDLAIDLGTANTCVYVKGQGIVLREPSVVAVKKDNRGGNVVLAVGHDAKRMLGRTPGNIQAIRPMKDGVIADFEITEAMLRHFISKVHNSRRLVRPRIIICVPTGITQVEKRAVKESAQSAGAREVYLIEEPMAAAIGANLPIQEPTSNMVVDIGGGTTEVAVISLSGVVYSRSVRVGGDKMDEAIMTHVKRKYNMLIGESTSEEIKIKTGSAYPMDPEQQLEVKGRDLVTGIPQNITITSEEVRKAISEQVDSIVQAVRVALEQTPPELAADIVDRGIVLTGGGALLKGLDQLLREETSLPITVVDDPLSTVVVGTGKALDNLDILKEVAID; encoded by the coding sequence ATGTCTAAAGCAATCGATTTTATGCTGGGTATGTTTTCCAACGACCTGGCTATAGACCTGGGCACCGCGAACACCTGCGTCTATGTGAAAGGACAAGGCATCGTTCTGCGCGAGCCTTCCGTTGTCGCCGTAAAAAAAGATAACCGCGGCGGCAATGTCGTTCTTGCCGTCGGGCATGACGCCAAACGCATGCTGGGCCGCACCCCCGGCAACATACAGGCCATCCGTCCCATGAAAGACGGCGTCATTGCCGACTTTGAAATTACCGAAGCCATGCTTCGCCATTTCATTTCCAAAGTGCACAACTCGCGCCGTCTGGTGCGTCCGCGCATCATCATCTGCGTGCCCACGGGCATAACACAGGTGGAAAAACGCGCGGTAAAGGAATCGGCCCAGAGTGCCGGCGCGCGCGAAGTCTACCTCATCGAGGAACCCATGGCAGCCGCCATCGGCGCCAATCTGCCCATTCAGGAGCCCACCTCCAACATGGTGGTGGACATCGGCGGCGGCACCACGGAAGTGGCTGTCATCTCGCTTTCCGGCGTGGTGTATTCGCGTTCCGTGCGCGTGGGCGGCGATAAAATGGATGAAGCCATCATGACGCACGTCAAACGCAAGTACAACATGCTCATAGGCGAATCCACATCCGAAGAAATCAAGATCAAAACCGGTTCGGCCTACCCCATGGACCCCGAGCAGCAGCTCGAGGTTAAAGGACGCGATCTTGTGACAGGTATTCCCCAGAATATCACCATAACCTCGGAAGAGGTACGCAAGGCAATATCCGAACAGGTGGACTCCATAGTGCAGGCAGTGCGTGTGGCGCTGGAACAGACCCCGCCGGAACTGGCAGCGGACATAGTGGACCGCGGCATAGTGCTGACCGGCGGCGGCGCCCTGCTCAAGGGGCTTGACCAGCTGCTGCGCGAAGAGACATCGCTGCCCATCACCGTGGTGGACGATCCTCTTTCCACCGTTGTTGTGGGTACCGGCAAAGCGCTGGACAATCTGGACATCCTGAAGGAGGTCGCAATCGATTAA
- the rodA gene encoding rod shape-determining protein RodA, translating into MSPIDRRILTHMNWGLIAMTLLLFGVGVANLYSASGFRVDDGIAVSSFYSKQLLWGAVGMGGMLAVMLFDYRHLKSLAWPVFIVTLLLLVAVPLFGVTVYGAKRWLSFGFFNLQPSELAKISTLIIAARLLSRGGEPLDWGELFKILGICLIPAALIVTQPDLGTTLNVLLNVGGVILYRGIARHVFKTCIIALPPLIPLGWFVLHDYQKQRILTFLDPGRDPLGAGYHIIQSQIAIGSGQIWGKGFLGGTQSQLRFLPEKHTDFAVAVFGEEWGFIGNMILLGLFCLFLLAIFNSARDAKDRFGSFLCAGVFFYFFWQILINMGMVVGLMPVVGIPLPFISYGGSATIVNFCLIGLVLNVSMRRFVFKAS; encoded by the coding sequence ATGAGCCCCATAGACAGACGCATTCTGACTCATATGAACTGGGGGCTCATCGCCATGACGCTGCTGCTTTTCGGCGTGGGCGTGGCCAACCTGTATTCGGCATCGGGGTTCCGCGTGGACGACGGCATCGCTGTCTCCTCATTCTACAGCAAACAGCTTCTGTGGGGGGCTGTGGGCATGGGCGGCATGCTGGCCGTCATGCTTTTCGACTACCGCCACCTTAAAAGTCTGGCGTGGCCTGTATTCATTGTCACATTGCTGCTGCTGGTGGCCGTTCCGCTTTTCGGCGTAACGGTTTACGGCGCCAAGCGCTGGCTTTCCTTTGGTTTTTTCAACCTGCAGCCCAGCGAACTGGCAAAAATCAGCACGCTGATCATCGCCGCAAGACTGCTTTCCCGCGGGGGCGAACCGCTGGACTGGGGTGAACTTTTCAAAATACTGGGTATATGCCTTATTCCGGCCGCCCTCATTGTCACCCAGCCGGACCTCGGCACCACCCTCAACGTGCTGCTCAACGTGGGCGGAGTCATACTGTACCGCGGCATTGCGCGGCATGTTTTCAAAACCTGCATCATCGCCCTGCCTCCGCTCATTCCGCTGGGCTGGTTTGTGCTGCACGACTATCAGAAACAGCGCATACTCACATTTCTCGATCCCGGACGCGATCCGCTGGGAGCCGGTTACCACATCATCCAGTCGCAGATAGCCATCGGTTCCGGGCAGATATGGGGCAAGGGTTTTCTGGGCGGCACCCAGTCACAATTGCGCTTTCTGCCCGAAAAGCATACAGACTTTGCTGTGGCGGTTTTCGGCGAAGAGTGGGGATTCATCGGCAACATGATTCTGCTGGGTCTGTTCTGCCTGTTCCTGCTGGCCATATTCAACTCCGCCCGCGATGCAAAAGACCGTTTCGGCAGCTTTCTGTGCGCCGGCGTGTTTTTTTATTTTTTCTGGCAAATTCTTATAAATATGGGCATGGTGGTCGGGCTGATGCCTGTGGTGGGTATCCCCCTGCCTTTCATCAGCTACGGCGGCAGCGCCACTATCGTCAATTTCTGTCTGATAGGTCTGGTGCTGAACGTCTCCATGCGCCGCTTTGTCTTTAAAGCATCATGA
- a CDS encoding ATP synthase F0 subunit B, whose protein sequence is MINLDFTLLIQLVNFLVTLLVLNALLIRPIREIIKQRADKMSGLVGDTEGFLDAANQKLSNYETALSEARRNASAVRDAQKEQGLAREQELVTAASEEAQAILQASRKQVAKDVQEAMETLKGQVGALAEKATAKVLG, encoded by the coding sequence ATGATCAATTTAGACTTCACCTTACTGATTCAGTTGGTGAACTTTCTTGTCACGCTCCTGGTGCTGAATGCTCTCCTTATCCGGCCAATTAGGGAGATCATCAAGCAGCGGGCTGACAAGATGTCGGGGCTGGTGGGCGACACCGAGGGTTTCCTTGATGCTGCCAACCAGAAGCTCAGCAACTATGAGACCGCCCTGTCTGAAGCAAGACGCAATGCATCCGCAGTGCGCGACGCCCAGAAAGAGCAGGGTCTCGCCAGGGAGCAGGAGCTTGTCACAGCAGCCTCCGAGGAGGCACAGGCCATCCTGCAAGCTTCCCGTAAGCAGGTTGCCAAGGATGTACAAGAGGCTATGGAAACGCTGAAAGGGCAAGTGGGCGCCCTGGCGGAAAAGGCCACTGCCAAGGTCCTCGGGTAA
- the atpF gene encoding F0F1 ATP synthase subunit B produces the protein MKGLRKLLLVLGVMLLATGVALAAGGEAASGEHHYDWTNLGFRLANFAIFIAIIYYAAGKKLIAFFGGRRKGIEQELNDLETRKTDAKKQLGDVEKRIADLENERKAIIAEYQAQGEALKAAIISKAETSARQIVEQAKKSAENEVKYAKDAMREELADMIVDATEKLLKERLDGNEQEKLIDKYLTKVVLN, from the coding sequence TTGAAAGGGCTGAGAAAACTGTTGTTAGTTCTTGGCGTGATGCTCCTGGCCACGGGCGTTGCGCTGGCAGCCGGCGGTGAAGCCGCTTCCGGGGAACACCATTACGATTGGACCAACCTCGGATTCAGGCTTGCCAACTTTGCGATATTCATCGCAATCATCTACTACGCGGCCGGCAAGAAGCTTATTGCTTTCTTCGGCGGCCGACGCAAAGGAATCGAGCAGGAACTCAACGATCTGGAAACGCGCAAAACCGACGCCAAGAAACAGCTTGGCGACGTTGAAAAGCGTATCGCGGATCTCGAAAATGAGCGCAAAGCCATTATCGCAGAGTATCAGGCTCAGGGTGAGGCGCTGAAGGCGGCCATCATCAGCAAGGCGGAGACCTCCGCCAGACAAATCGTTGAACAAGCCAAAAAGTCCGCAGAAAACGAAGTCAAGTACGCCAAGGACGCCATGCGCGAAGAACTGGCGGACATGATTGTTGATGCGACCGAAAAGCTGCTCAAAGAACGGCTGGACGGTAACGAGCAGGAAAAGCTCATTGACAAGTACTTAACAAAGGTGGTGCTCAATTGA
- the mreC gene encoding rod shape-determining protein MreC — protein sequence MAVLFAVLFAYLGLYTWNLRTGVLDNAASHTGLEFAGAVLKPGEWVHRSAVDFWEQYLYLVDVRQQNERLAAQVKDLSFELAKAREEQQELLRLRALNGFSAPAEWERVGARIIAQRLGSEAALDSIMLNKGYLQGAGSNTPVVTHKGVVGRIMRAGPFTATVQLITDPASRIAVLGSASRTPGILMGTGARSELVLRFVPLNAQLEEGETLITSGLAGAYPKGLPVARIVRIEHSDISLFQTVHAVPLAGIDRLEEVLLLQRPAGPHAAFHAVETPPQAGAHTAHANATR from the coding sequence CTGGCCGTACTTTTTGCTGTGCTTTTCGCGTATCTGGGTTTGTACACATGGAACCTGCGGACCGGTGTTCTTGACAATGCCGCTTCGCACACGGGGCTTGAGTTTGCAGGGGCCGTTCTGAAACCGGGCGAATGGGTTCACCGAAGCGCCGTGGATTTCTGGGAACAGTATCTGTACCTGGTCGATGTACGCCAGCAGAACGAACGCCTGGCAGCTCAGGTGAAAGATCTTTCATTTGAACTGGCAAAGGCACGAGAAGAACAGCAGGAACTTTTACGGCTGCGCGCCCTTAACGGTTTTTCCGCTCCTGCGGAGTGGGAACGGGTGGGAGCCCGCATCATTGCCCAGCGCCTCGGTTCCGAAGCCGCTCTTGACAGCATTATGCTGAACAAGGGCTACCTTCAGGGAGCAGGTTCCAACACTCCCGTGGTGACACACAAGGGAGTTGTGGGCAGAATCATGCGGGCAGGGCCTTTCACGGCCACGGTGCAGCTTATCACCGACCCCGCCAGCCGTATTGCCGTGCTCGGTTCAGCAAGCCGCACACCGGGCATTCTGATGGGCACAGGGGCCCGCTCGGAACTTGTTCTGCGGTTTGTTCCGCTCAATGCGCAGCTGGAAGAAGGCGAAACGCTCATAACTTCCGGACTGGCGGGCGCCTATCCCAAAGGCCTGCCCGTGGCGCGCATAGTGCGTATTGAACATTCCGATATCTCACTCTTTCAGACCGTGCACGCGGTTCCGCTGGCCGGCATAGACCGGCTGGAAGAAGTGCTGCTGCTGCAACGCCCGGCAGGACCGCATGCCGCGTTTCACGCAGTGGAAACGCCCCCGCAGGCCGGAGCGCATACAGCGCACGCCAACGCCACGCGCTAG